Sequence from the Cytophagia bacterium CHB2 genome:
AAGAAAGAAGAAATCCGGCGGACGTTGCAATTCAAGAATCCCAACGCAGCCAAGCACGTGTTGGTCGATAACGTCTCCGGTTCGATCCGCGTGGTGGGCGACAATATTCGCGACGTGCAACTGGTGGTTCACAAAACGTTGCGCGCGGCTTCCGAAAGTAAGTTGCAAGAGGCGCGTGAACAAGTCGTGCTCGATATTGCCGAGGAGGAAGACGCGGTCAAGCTGTACGTCGACGGCCCGTTTCGCCGCTCCAACGGTGAGGTGAATTATCGCGGCTGGCGTTATTACGGCTATGAAGTCAACTGGGATTTCGAGCTGCGCGTGCCGCGTGAGGCGAGCCTGTATTTGCGTGCGATCAACGACGGTGAGATTGAAGTCAAAAACGTTGCGGGTGATTTTGATATTAAGAATGTCAACGGCGGCGTGAATTTGTCTGAAATCGCCGGCGCCGGAAGCGTTTATGCGTTGAATGGCGGCGTCAAAGTTCTCTTTCAGCAAAATCCCAAAGCCGAATCTTATTTCGGTTCGCTCAACGGCGACGTCGAGATCATCTTTCGCGAAGGGCTGGCCGCCGAGGCCGGTTTCAAAACCTTCAACGGCGAGATCTACACAGATTTCGAAGTGACATATCTTGCCAACAAATCACCAACAAGCAAGCGTAAACATGGCCGTTATATTTACAAAAGCGACGAATTCTCGCGCGTGCGCATCGGCAGCGGCGGTCCGCAACTGACGTTTGACGCTTTCAACGGCGATATTCGCATGCTCAAGCGGGAGTAGTGCACGAATGTTTTTGCAATCAAGAAGAAACACTATTATGAGGCTCTAATCATGAAGAATTCCTTTCGCAATACGTATGCGATCATCTGTCTTTTGTTCAGCGCAATCGCCGTTCATGGCCAGGAAGCGCTGCCCGGCGACCGGATCGCCGTGCCGTTCAGCGATCCTTCCCGTCCCGGCGTTGTGGAGGTGAGTGTTTTGCACGGCGGGATTACCGTCAAAGGCTACAGCGGCAAGGAAGTGATCGTGGAAGCGCAGGTGCGCACGCGCGAGTACAAGCATAAAGAGAAATCGAGCAAAAAGGCCGAGGGCCTGCGCCGGCTGGCGGTCAACACCACCGGACTGGTTGTCGAAGAGCACAATAACGTCATGCAAGTGGAAACCTCTTCGCATCAACGCACGATTGATTTGACGATTCAAGTGCCCACGCGAACCTCACTCAAGCTGAATTGTGTGAATGACGGCGATATC
This genomic interval carries:
- a CDS encoding DUF4097 domain-containing protein, which codes for MKNSFRNTYAIICLLFSAIAVHGQEALPGDRIAVPFSDPSRPGVVEVSVLHGGITVKGYSGKEVIVEAQVRTREYKHKEKSSKKAEGLRRLAVNTTGLVVEEHNNVMQVETSSHQRTIDLTIQVPTRTSLKLNCVNDGDIKAEDISGEIEVQNVNGAVTLSRISGAAIAHALNDDVIVTFVKVDPAKPMSFSSLNGDIDVTFPADLRANIKFKAENGDIYSDFEMKMEPTTQRIEEGGKGGGKYRLRIEQAMQGKINGGGPEINFETLNGDVYVRKGK